A genomic window from Pocillopora verrucosa isolate sample1 chromosome 7, ASM3666991v2, whole genome shotgun sequence includes:
- the LOC136282312 gene encoding uncharacterized protein, which produces MITNLAKKNSPTCRQEYNHLKLCLSATTDSCLTNTALSPFKDEVQRLVRTLLYHCGDLRGNELSISPFLLEALNCNKSMFETSVGCWDQFRLRLILNNEDRQLCVYYARSKQCISMAVQNGCAIGDLMEDDLYNPFCVDGIDPLALPSASALISGRFTFVCGNDFFYRKGIECEDHFLAAIYSAEGDTNCVRQSESFLRCLKENFEPCIGPSPNSILLESLSIVVLQSLQGTQLLCDSSVYQIAWDDLPPLLRKVATCDNDYSAVVADCGRTFRSKFIPVPSPLCEEFENGKSCIDEARQTHCSFDVQTLRTLKGNINPFCDNRTRPLFRDVGSCQSINQKLAFAVLIFSVMSCVSCR; this is translated from the exons GCAGGAGTATAATCACCTAAAGCTTTGTTTGTCGGCGACTACGGATAGTTGTTTAACAAATACAGCGCTCTCTCCATTCAAAGACGAAGTTCAACGACTTGTACGAACACTTTTATATCACTGTGGAGATCTCAGAGGGAATGAGCTATCTATAAGCCCTTTCCTGTTGGAGGCATTGAACTGTAACAAGAGTATGTTTGAGACTTCGGTGGGATGCTGGGATCAGTTTCGTCTCCGATTGATCTTAAACAATGAAGACAGGCAACTTTGTGT ATATTACGCTAGGTCTAAGCAATGTATCTCGATGGCTGTACAAAATGGTTGTGCCATTGGAGATCTCATGGAAGACGACCTTTACAACCCATTTTGCGTGGATGGCATCGATCCACTTGCCCTTCCATCTGCCTCAG CTCTTATATCTGGACGGTTTACATTTGTGTGCGGAAACGATTTCTTTTACAGAAAGGGAATTGAATGTGAAGACCATTTCCTCGCAGCCATCTATTCCGCAGAAGGAGATACCAATTGTGT ACGTCAATCTGAGTCATTCTTGCGCTGTTTAAAAGAGAATTTTGAACCTTGCATCGGACCATCTCCGAATTCCATTCTATTGGAATCGCTTAGCATTGTAGTTCTCCAAAGCTTACAAGGAACACAACTACTTTGTGACTCGTCTGTGTATCAAATTGCTTGGGATGATCTTCCACCTCTTCTACGAAAAGTAGCAACTTGTGACAATGATTATTCAGCTGTTGTCGCTGATTGTGGTAGAACGTTCCGTTCCAAGTTTATTCCCGTTCCCTCGCCCCTGTGTGAAGAATTCGAGAATGGAAAATCTTGCATCGATGAGGCAAGGCAAACACATTGCTCCTTTGATGTTCAAACCCTGCGAACTCTCAAGGGTAATATAAATCCATTCTGTGACAACAGAACTCGACCTTTATTTAGAGACGTCGGCAGTTGTCAAAGTATAAACCAGAAACTGGCTTTTGCCGTGCTTATTTTTAGTGTCATGAGCTGTGTTTCTTGCAGGTAG